The following coding sequences are from one Gimesia chilikensis window:
- a CDS encoding class I SAM-dependent methyltransferase: MSHYLEFFKQFRTTFETTGAIAPSSRFLASNMAEPMKRHQGPKKVLEIGPGTGAVTREIVKQIRPEDSLDLVELNEKFVEILHNRFDAERAFQEIKHLTSIHNCPLQEYGVGEEYDYIVSGLPLNNFPTDLVSEIFQAYFRLLKPGGVLSYFEYMYVRPVRKVVSRGPENERICQIDQIMRSYTTQYRIRTNWIWFNLPPAWVQHLQKTDSPPPLIEQAAPQEQSS; encoded by the coding sequence GTGTCGCATTATCTGGAATTTTTTAAACAGTTTCGAACGACATTTGAAACGACCGGGGCAATCGCTCCCAGCAGCCGGTTTCTGGCCAGCAACATGGCCGAGCCAATGAAACGCCATCAGGGCCCCAAGAAGGTTCTGGAGATCGGTCCGGGTACCGGCGCCGTGACTCGTGAGATCGTCAAACAGATCCGCCCGGAAGATTCACTGGACCTGGTTGAACTGAATGAGAAGTTCGTCGAAATTCTGCATAATCGCTTCGATGCCGAACGTGCTTTTCAGGAAATCAAACACCTGACCTCGATTCACAACTGCCCACTGCAGGAGTATGGCGTTGGTGAGGAGTACGATTACATCGTCTCTGGACTGCCATTGAACAATTTTCCGACCGATCTGGTGAGCGAAATATTTCAGGCCTACTTTCGGTTGCTGAAACCGGGGGGAGTGCTCTCGTATTTCGAGTACATGTATGTCCGGCCGGTTCGTAAAGTCGTATCGCGTGGTCCCGAGAACGAGCGGATTTGTCAGATCGACCAGATCATGCGGAGCTACACCACCCAGTACCGGATCCGTACGAACTGGATCTGGTTCAACCTGCCTCCCGCCTGGGTACAACACTTGCAGAAAACAGACAGCCCGCCACCGTTGATTGAACAGGCGGCGCCTCAGGAACAAAGCTCCTGA
- a CDS encoding EF-hand domain-containing protein: MQRLFPVLALVGLTGFSLSPLSAAPEEETSTQEKVFQQLDKNADGTISADEVPEGKQRFFEFLLRSGDKNKDGQLTKDEFTGGLKKEDQKFEPGGERRVDQGPRFYNRFLSQLDRNGDKKISKDELPEPLRERMEPLFQRLNTDEISLEQMQRMGRMFGNGRPPRPENANMNSQERAGRFFKSLDTNGDDKLTVDEAPERIRPFLKRLYERAGKDGDAELTREEFMKVMAEFRPAQRPERQSRERSRKPAEEDGEMKRPEMQMQERSRPRFGTNFPRSGPAFIRFVDQNGDGKLSKEELQQVNRWFDEVDRNRDGFLDRSEIAGGESRSRQRTRNPLPIQQLKRPAADQPENKSKTEDTEKKAD, translated from the coding sequence ATGCAACGCTTATTTCCCGTACTGGCTCTTGTCGGTCTGACCGGCTTCTCGCTCAGCCCCCTCTCGGCAGCACCTGAGGAAGAAACATCCACACAGGAAAAGGTGTTCCAGCAACTGGACAAAAACGCTGACGGCACGATCTCGGCGGATGAAGTTCCTGAAGGGAAGCAGCGATTCTTTGAGTTTCTCCTGCGTTCAGGCGACAAAAACAAAGATGGTCAACTCACGAAGGATGAGTTTACCGGCGGTCTGAAAAAAGAAGATCAGAAATTTGAGCCCGGCGGAGAACGCCGAGTCGATCAGGGGCCCCGTTTCTACAACCGCTTCCTGAGTCAGCTGGATCGCAACGGCGATAAAAAGATTTCGAAAGACGAGTTACCCGAGCCGCTGCGCGAGCGAATGGAACCGCTGTTCCAACGATTAAATACCGACGAAATATCACTCGAACAGATGCAGCGCATGGGACGTATGTTCGGAAATGGACGTCCGCCTCGACCGGAAAACGCGAACATGAACTCACAGGAACGGGCCGGACGTTTCTTTAAGTCCCTCGATACCAACGGCGATGATAAACTGACAGTGGACGAAGCCCCCGAGCGAATTCGTCCCTTCCTTAAACGGCTCTATGAGCGAGCCGGCAAGGACGGTGATGCAGAACTGACACGGGAAGAATTCATGAAAGTGATGGCGGAATTCCGTCCTGCACAACGTCCCGAACGGCAGAGCAGGGAGCGTAGCCGAAAACCAGCTGAAGAGGATGGTGAAATGAAGCGTCCCGAAATGCAGATGCAGGAACGCTCCCGCCCACGGTTTGGGACAAACTTTCCTCGCTCTGGTCCGGCCTTCATACGTTTCGTTGATCAGAACGGTGACGGCAAACTGAGCAAAGAAGAACTACAGCAGGTTAACCGCTGGTTTGACGAAGTCGATCGTAACCGGGACGGTTTCCTGGATCGCAGCGAGATTGCAGGTGGGGAATCACGGAGCCGACAGCGCACCCGAAATCCGCTTCCCATCCAGCAACTCAAACGACCTGCAGCGGATCAACCGGAGAATAAATCCAAAACCGAAGACACTGAGAAAAAAGCAGACTGA